Genomic segment of Paenibacillus sp. FSL R5-0912:
TCCGCTACCTTGATAAAGTCTCCTTCGCCTTTTTTATGTAATATCGGGTCTACAGCAAAACGAATCATCGGCAGAATGGCCCCGGCTCCCATAAAAGCGGTGGCACCGCCTAGGGTATAGGCCAAAAACTGTCTACGCGATATATCCTTCCGTTGGGGCTGTTCTTGCGGAAGCGGTTCCTGTTCTTCATTAAGGCTGCTCATACTGTGTGTAACCCCCTTTTCAAAATTTGAGAAGGCACCTGCAGAGTCCGTTGAAAGACAATTATGGTAATTAATTCGTTTTCAATGAAAAAAATCACATGACATATAAGTTCAACCTAATCATAGCTTAGGCTCCAAAACCCGTCAAGAATATTGTCTAAATTGTGACAGGCATTTGTGGCTGATTTCATAATAATTGTTGATTTTTCGTCACATTTAACTCATTATCTATTTAACCATAATCTCTGGATTTCATCCCGTATACGGGAGCTCACAGGAGTATCCGAATTCCTCTTCAATTCAGGCAGGCAAAGGAGTAAATCGCTTTCATAAACCTCTTGTGTTAAAAGCACTTCATTCGCAGAAGACACAATAACATATTGGAAACCAATGGATTTGACTTTTTGGCAAAGATCGTTAAGTAAAGCTATACTTTCTGCTCCTGCATACTGTACCGCCGGATACGTTACCACACGCCCTTGAAAAGGCTTCTCGACTAAATCGAGGAAATCACGCTGACGCTCCAGCGCTGCAACGGTCTCGGGAGGTGTCTCTGTCCCTTGAAGTCCTGTATACGGGATTACACAGGTATCGTAGAAATGTCCACCCGCTTCCCAAGTCTCACGGTCAAAATCACTGAATTTCATCGGCTCGCCCCCTTCTTGCCGCTTATGCAGCATTTAGAACATCATAAATGTAAAAAAAGAAATGCGCCAGGCGCATTTCCTTATGCCAAACTTTTCAGTTCTTCAGTCAGATTCCGGAAAGCTGCCTCATCTCCGGCAGCCAGCGCCGTGTCAATCTTCCGGTACAAGATGTCGGTACGACGCTTTCTTAACGCTTCATCCCAAACCATTTCTGCAGCAAGCCCCAGCATCACTTCATAAGTAGCCTTCATTTTGTCCATTCGATACACCTCCGCTGTTTAAGAGTTTCCGTATTCCAATGCCTTCTTCACATAGCTTTCACTAGTAAGTGCCATCCTCAGCAGATCCTGCTGCGTCAACTCACGGATCACTTTGGCTGGGGTGCCTAAGGAGAGCGTGTACGGCGGAATGATTTTGTTTTCGGTTACAATGGAGCCGGCTCCTATTAAAGCATATTCACCAATCTCTGCTCCGTTCAATACAATTGCTCCCATTCCGATTAATGTGCCTTTGCCTATCCGGCAGCCGTGGATAATCGCGGAATGGCCGACCGATATATCATCACCCAGAATCAGCGGTAAACCCTCAGCCACATGACCCACCGTACCATCTTGAATATTGCAGCGCTCTCCGATTAGTACCGGAGCCAAATCTCCTCTAAGCACAGCATTGAACCAGATACTGGATTGTTTCCCCATTCTTACATCGCCAACGAGCTTAGCGCCTTCCGCCACATAGACTGATTCATCAAGCTGCGGTATGTAATTCCCATAAGCTATCCGCATCTCTCTCCCCCTTACTTAAGCAGCAGCTTCGGTACGGCCGCTTCACTTCCCCAGGGCGTCATCATAACCACCGGCCCTTCGGCACCTTCACCGAGTCTGATCATACCCAGATGCAGCATCATCCGCAGAATACGTTGTTCGAGTATGGCGCCGGCATCATCATAATAGAACGGCTTAATCAGCCAGCCCAACCCTTCGGATAGCGAAGCCACGGTAACCCATCTGCTTGCACTAAGACTGATCCAATAGACTAGCGATGGCAGGTTAGGAATTGCGCCTTTATACAGTCTTAACCAAAAGGAGAATAACTGCATCAGCTTTTCCGATTTCCCTTCCTCCAGGAATTGCTCCCCTGACGTTGTGAGCTTCAGACGGTAGCCCTCTTCCGAGATCCAGCGGCGGTGGCGGGCATAATCATACAGCAGGGCAAATCTCGGCGGATAGTGCTCACAGGCCCTTCCGTAGCCGAATCTCCACCCGCCTTTGCCCAGCAGGGGCTCAGCAATTTGTAAGGCATTCATCACTCCCTGCTGATTGCGTTTATACAGCGCCCCCTCCTGCCCAAGTTCAGGCTCGTTATCCTTAACATAGCGCAGGAAGAGCAGCAGATCGCCCGCCAGCAGATCGCCCTCGCCCCGGTACATTGCCGGTTCAGGACTTGGAGTAATCCCTTCCTTCAGGTGCTCCCCCATCCTGTCGCGGAAGCGGATCTTCAGATCCAGCGGGACCTGAAACAGATACCTGCTCTGCTGCGATGCACCGGTAAAGAGCCAGCCGCCATTTTTGAACCTGCTGACCATATCGCGATAGCTGCCGCCTTTACCGGAGGGTGTGTCAAAACATGCCTGCCTTGCGGCGGCAAGAAGATCTTCCAGACTGAAGTGGCTGCGCTCATCAAATAGCAAAGTGTTCAGGAACCGCAGTTCCTCCGGAGTACAGCCCCGGATATGAGACTCCATAAACTCACGGCTGCCCAAGGTAATGAGAATACTCTGAATCAAATCATGTTTGGAATTCCGTTTGCACTCACATTCATAGCGTCCCGCAATGGCGGTAAGCTGACCAATGTCTGCGTAAGTGAGCATATCCGCCAGATTCATCTTTTATCGCCTCACCGTTTTACTACCATTATGGGAAATATAGCCCTTTTTATTCCTTATTACTCAAAAAAAATAACCCGAGGGCCGGGTTAACGCTGATTCTGCAAGATATGACGGGTACAGTTGTACAATACCGGATTCCATTCCTGCTCGATTTTCTCCAAAATCGTCAGGGAGAGGTTACCGAGACGTTCAGAATACTTGTCTTTATATAATGCGGTGTACAGTTGTGCAAGAAACCCTCCATGAGAGATGACCAGTACATTCTGATCCGGATAACGGGCCGAGAGATCCTCAAGAAAAGCAAGCCCGCGTACCTGAAGCGCCGCATCGCTCTCCTGCCCCAATGTTAACTGATTCCAATCCTTACCCCATTTAGCTTCACGGGCTGCAGCCGTCATTCCTTCTACCTGGCCATAAGCGCGCTCGCGGATCCGATGATCAGGTTCCAGCAAAGGAATTCCCAGCTTAGCGGCAACGATCTTTCCTGTCTCAGCTGCGCGGGAAAGACTGCTCGTAATGCAATAGTCCCAGTGGTAGGGCTCCTGCAGAAGCCGGTCACCCAGCATCTCAGCCTGCCTGCGGCCTTCGTCGTTAAGCGGAATGTCACTTTGTCCCTGAATCTTACCTTCCGCGTTCCAATCCGTCAGCCCGTGGCGTATTAAGCCGATCAGCATTGCCTATCACCTTTCCCTTCCATTTATGTTTGCTTAATAATGTAACACGAATGAAAACAAATGTCTTCTTTTTTAACAAAATTACAGGTCTATTCCTCACTTGAAGCTCATATCCGGATACGAAAAAGCCCTCTTCACTATTTAAGTAAAGGGGCTTTCATTGTCTGCGGTAACGGTTCAGGCGCACCAGCAGGAATATAGACAACCCGACACCCAGCGTCGATAACACCATCCAGTATTGCGGGTGGGAGGGGCCCATATTGGCAACAAGCGGTTCAATAATACCGCCTTCTGACTCGACCGGATAAGAAGATGACCAATCCAATGTCAGTCCTGCCACACCTGTTTCTACAATTCCGCTCTGGGCTGCAGTAGTATTCGAGGGTGTTTTGAACATGGTGAAATATAAAAAGCTGGAGATAAACACTGCCAGAAAACAGGCAATCCACAGGCTCAGCCTACGGCGGAAAACAGCGGAGCTGCCCGCAGACTTACCGTCCCCAGGCATAAGCCAGGGACTTTCCAGATAGATCCGCTCCATAACCTTAAGGTTAATCGCTTCTGCACGTTCATCACTGACTTCAAACCTTGAGTCCTGCATAAGCTCACTTGTCTCCTGCCACAACGCCCATTCGGCACTGCAATAGGAACAAGCCGCGATATGTTTCTCAAGTCTAATCCGTCTGGGATCTGTGGGGGGAGCGTCCCACAAGAGCGGAATGGAATCCTGCGCTTCCCTGCAATTCATTGGCCTTACACCCTCTCAGCCTGCTCTTCAAATTCAGGCTCATAGAAATAGGATTCGAGCTGGAGCTTCACACTGCTCCTGGCGCGGAACAATAGTGATTTCACGGAGCTGACACTCTGATCCAGAATCACTGCAATTTCCTGATAATCCATCTGATCATATTCACGCAGAATGAGCGCAGAACGCTGCTTCTCCGGGAGATTGTTAATGGCTTCACGGACCAGATTCATCCGTTCTTTACGTAATGCCGCCTGTTCCGGGGCAACGTCAAGCGGTGCCACAGGAGTATAACCGCTCTCTTCAAGCGATACATTTCCGGCACGGTTCTTGCGCAGCTCACTCAGCACCGTATTACGGGCAATAGTGTACAGCCAAGTAGAGAAAGAAGCATCCACTTCACGGAACGAATGAAGACTCCGGAAAGCCTTGTAGAAGGTCTCAGAACAAAGGTCTTCGGCAATCAGCTCCATATGGGAGTTCTTAAGCATATGATACACAAACGCCAATATTTTGCGTTGATAACGTCGCATCAATTCCGAGTATAATTCTGTATCTCCTTGCTTGATAAGCTGGATCAACTGGGAATCCGTCATGGTGAGTTCGGCCCTCCTCGCCCTTGCACGATTAATCCCGTCCGGTCCGTACCTACTTATACCGGTCAGGTAAGAAAAAGTTGCGGCATTGCTACAAATTCGTACAAATAAATGAAATACTTCCTATGTATATTCAACCAGCCGTTAATTAAGGCATACTGTATGTAAATACAGAAAGAAATTCGCATCTTTACAAATTTCTAATACTGTTCAGATAGGCATATGGCTCCCTATACTTGGAAGAAATCTATAAACATACTTAACCCAGTATAGCATACATTCTAACAGGATGACATTAATAGACTTTTAGATTCAGCGGGAAGTCGAATATTGAAAGCGGTATTATTAATGTTTGAGAAAGGGGTTGACAGAATGTAACCGTATACATATAATAAAAGTACAGTATGGTTTCTCTCCACTCCTATCCAAACACTGCACGGTTCCAATACATTGTGAACTGTAACCGCTTATTATGTAAGCGGTCTTTTTTTGTCCATTTTTACGAACAATTGGATAATTTATAGGCGCATTATACTCCCCTAACCTAATCATCCGAAACGCAGTCCGTAACGACACAGATACGCTCCGCGAAATCTTCCGCTCTGCGTCATTGACCGTTGAGAGTGACCGCAACCTTTCATAACCTGCCCGTCAGTGAGGCGACTGAGAATCCGTTATTTGAGTAAAATCAGCGAATTTGCCGGTTAATCGGACTCAGAATCGCTTAATTGACCTGAAAAGTGTATTACAGTATATTTTAGGAATATAGGAATCTCAGTCCGTTTCAGGATATATGGATCTGGGGAGGGGTGGCTGGCCTGACAGTTTGCTATCAAGTGGAAACGGCTATGCCGTCCTTTAAAGGACGGTGCTTTTCAGCGAGAAATAGAAGGACAAGTAATCATGCGCAGCAAATAAATTCTTACATTAAAAAAAGCCGGGGAACCACTCCCCGGCTCTTCGCTACACATATACCGTATAATCATTCTGCTGCAATACAACCTTGGCCCGCTCCATATCATGCTCCTGGCGGAACGACAGGCGCATGATCCCGGGAACATCCTCCCGGCTCTCAATAATCTGCACGTTGCTAAGGTTGATGCCCTGGTCGCCAAGCTCTGTGGTGATGCGTCCGATAATCCCGGGATGATCGGGGACATCAATATGAAGGTCGAACAACGGGACAATCATTCCTTTGCGGCGCTCAGGCAACTGGCTGCGGAACTCATTCGCCTCATGGAAGGCCGACTCGATTCCCGCACCATCCCCCTGCTCCAGCAGATGAATGAATGAAGAAACCTCGTCATTCCAGTCCTTGAGCAGACGCAGCATAACCGAGCGGTTATTGAGCAGGATATCACGCCAGATAATCGGATCGCTCGAGGCAATCCGCGTAATATCCCGGAAGCCGCCGGCCGCAAGTGTGCTGTATAAAGAATCTGAATCATGGTAGGCATGAATCTGATTAACCAGGGCTACCGCGATAATATGCGGCAGGTGGCTGATCGCTCCGACAATCTCATCATGGCGCTCCGGGTCAAGCCGGACAATATGCGCTCTGGTATGTAGAAGCAAGGATTCCAGTGCATAATAAGCTTCCTCCGGAACACCGGGCGGAGGCGTCAGTACGTAATAGGCATTCTCGAACAGCAATGAGGAGGCTGCCTCTACACCCGAGCGTTCCGAGCCAGCCATGGGATGGCCGCCGATGAAATGCACACCGGGAAGGTCAAGGGAGACTGCGCAGGCTGCAATGCTGGCCTTGGTGCTGCCGACGTCGGTGATAATACAGCCCGGCTTCAGCGGCAGGCGGCTCAGCTGCTGAAGATAATCCTCTATCATGCCAACAGGCACACACAGAAAAATATAATCGGCGCCCAGCGCCGCTTCCTCAAGCGATAGGGTAGCCTCATCGACCACACCTCTGCTGACATATTTGATTGCTGATTCAGGACGGTGGGCATGCCCTACTACGGTCAGGCCCTCCTTGCCTTTGAAGCAAAGGGCCAGTGAGCCGCCGATCAGACCGACACCGAAAATTGCTATTTTTGTCGTCATGTTCTTAGAACTACCTGCCTTCTGTGATATCGTCAATCCTGCTTCTGATACAGGTTATGCGCGTACTCCCTGTTCTTCAAGCGCCTTCTCTAAGGCAGCGATGAAGGCTGTATTCTGCTCGGCAGAGCCGACAGTAACCCGGATGTAAGTCGGGTAGCGGTGGTGGCCTGCTCTCACGATAATACCTTGCCGCAGCAGGGCATCGAAGACCTCAAAGGCCGGCTTGCGTACATCCACCATGATGAAATTGCCGTGAGCCGGGAAGGACTCAAGGCCTAGACGCTGGAATTCAGCCTGCAGCTGCACAATTCCGGTACTGTTAAGCGTACGGCACTGCTGGACATATTCCTGATCAGCCAGTGCAGCCAGAGCCCCTACCTGGGCTAAGCGTGTGGTATTGAAAGGTTCCCGCACTTTATTGATTAAGGAGATAATCTGCGGGCTGGCCACGCCGTAACCGATGCGGAGTGCAGCAAGACCGTAGATCTTGGAGAACGTACGGAGTACAACGAGATTCGGATAGGTGTCCAGCAGCTTAATGCCGTTAGAGTAACTCAGATCGGTCACGTATTCGTAATATGCCTCATCCAGTATTACCATAACTCCGGCCGGTACTGCATCCAGGAAAGTAATCAGGGCATCCTCCGGCACAATGGTACCGGTCGGATTGTTGGGGTTGCAGATCCAGATTGCCTTGGTCCGGTCCGTAATCTTCGCCAGCATTGCATCCAGATCATGGGTCCCATTCTTCAAAGGTACTTCAATGGATACAGCACCCTCTATATCAGCGTTGCTCTTATAGACGGAGAAGGTCTGATCCGCCATAATGGTCTCGTCACCGGGCAGGAAAAATGCACGTGCGATCAGAGCAATAATCTCGTCAGAACCGCATCCGAAAATAATGTTATCACTTGCTACTCCCAGATGCTCGGCCAATGCTGCAGTCAGCTCGGCAGCGGAACCGTCCGGGTATAAATACAGATTATCCAGTTCCGCTACAATAGCGGCTTTTGCGCTTGGTGCTGCCCCGTAAGGGTTCTCGTTGGATGCCAGTTTAATAACATCGCTTAAGCCCAGCTCCTTCTTGACTTCTTCGATCGGTTTCCCCGGCTTGTAGACAGGGAGGTCGACGATATTAGGTTTCGGGTTCATGGCCCATCCTCGCTCTCTAGAAGTAATAGACTAGTATCAGGTCAGTATGCAGACCGTTATGGTCTTAATTGTGCCACAAATTCACGAATTTGCAACAGCCCTGCACTTCTTGTCTCCGGCTGGGCCAGCAGAGGAATAACATCCTCCACCTTGCGGACAATCGCACTGCCGACTACTACACCATCGCAAATTTTGGCAAACCTGGACACTTGTTCTCCAGTCGATATCCCGAATCCTACAGCGATCGGGAGGTCTGTAGAGCGGCGGACGGATTGAATGAAGTCATCCACCCCGGTATGAAAAGTAGACCGTTCGCCGGTTACACCAAGCGAAGATACGCAGTAGACGAACCCGCTGGCGCCGGAAACAATCCGCGCGATCCGTTCACTGGAAGTCGGGGCTACCAGCGGAATCAGATTCACTCCGGCTGCATGGCTGCGCTCACGCATGTCCTCCGACTCTTCAACAGGCAGATCGGGAATGATCAGTCCACTGATCTCATGGGCGTCCAGCTCTGCGAAGAAAGTATCCAGCCCCATCTGCATCACCGGATTATAGTAGGTGAACAGGATGAACGGCAGCTGGCTGCCGGCCTGACGTGCCTTAAGGGCTGTCTCCATGCAGGTGCGGAGATGAATATTGCTGCGCAGGGCTCTGGAGGAAGCCCGCTGAATGACCGGACCGTCGGCAAGCGGGTCAGAGTAGGGAACGCCAAGCTCCAGAATATCTGCACCGGCCGCCTCCAGCTCAGCGATAATATCCAGCGTAGTCTCAAGATCGGGATCGCCTACGGTAAGAAAAGGAATCAGGGCTGCCCGGCCCTCTGCCCGCAGCTTTTTGAAGGTCAGATCCATCCGGTTTGTAGTTTCGGTAGTCATTATTTCCCCGCCCCTTCCGTATAGGCCATGATCGATTCCACGTCTTTGTCGCCGCGTCCGGACAGGCAGATGACTACAATATCATCCTTGGTCAGTGTCTTGCCGAGCTTCACCACGTGGGCAATCGCATGGGCAGATTCGAGGGCAGGAATGATGCCTTCCGTCTGACAGAGCAGCTTCAGTGCATCCAGCGCCTCGTCATCCGTAACCGGCACATACTGTGCGCGGTGAATATCCTTCAGATAGGAGTGTTCGGGTCCGACACCGGGATAATCCAGTCCGGCCGAAATGGAATGGGCTTCGGTCACCTGTCCGTGCTCATCCTGCAGCAGGTAGCTGAGCGAGCCCTGGAAGACGCCGTGGCTTCCCTTACTCATAGTTGCTGCATGGAACGGAGTATCAATTCCCTTGCCGGCAGCTTCAACACCAATCATACCAACCTGCTCATCCTCCATAAAAGGATAGAACATGCCGATGGCATTACTGCCTCCGCCTACCGCGGCAACCAGCAGATCCGGCAAGCGTCCTTCTGCCTCCAGAATCTGGCGGCGGGTCTCATCCCCGATAATCCGCTGGAAATTACGGACCATCATCGGATAGGGATGCGGGCCTACGGCAGAGCCAAGGATATAGAAGGTATCCTCAACGTTGCTCACCCAGTAGCGCAGTGCCTCATTACCGGCGTCCTTCAGGGTTCTTGACCCGGAGGTTACAGGAATTACCTCTGCACCAAGCAGCTTCATACGGAAGACGTTCAGTGCCTGGCGGCGGGTATCCTCTTCGCCCATGAATACCTTACATTCCATACCAAGCAAGGCTGCAACTGTAGCGGTAGCCACGCCGTGCTGGCCGGCTCCTGTTTCGGCAATCACCTTGGTTTTACCCATCATTTTGGCCAGAATGCCTTGTCCGATAGCGTTGTTGATCTTGTGCGCACCTGTATGATTCAGGTCCTCACGCTTCAGATAGATCTTCGCCTCACCCAGATGTCTGCTAAGCCGCTCTGCATAATACAGCGGGGTCTCACGTCCGGAATACTGCTTAAGCAGGTAATCTATTTCCTCCTGAAATGCCGGGTCTGCCGAGAATTTACGGTAGGCCTCCTCCAGCTCAATCAGTGCATTCATCAAGGTTTCAGGAACGAAGCGGCCTCCAAAAGAACCAAAACGTCCGTTCTTGTCCGGTACTTGTATCATGATTGCTTCACCCTTTCCACGAAAGCTGTCATTTTTGCGATATCCTTAAGGCCGTTACTCTCCACTCCGCTGGATACATCCACGCCATATGGCGCGTAGCCGTCCAGCAGCTCGTTCACATTGTCCGGGTGCAGTCCTCCGGCTATAAATAAAGGCAGTGCGACCTCCTCCGCCGCCTGTTGATATAGCGGAATCTGTTTCCAGTCAAACGTACGTCCGGAGCCTCCGCTGCCCTGCGGGTCATAGGTATCCAGGAGCAGCGCATCGATTGTGCCGCTGTAGCTCTCCAGGAGAGCATGAATGCCGGTTCCGGCATCAGGGGCATGGCCCGCCACAGAAAGTGCTTTCCATACTTGAATCTGCGGAAAAGCCTGCTTGAC
This window contains:
- a CDS encoding DUF2487 family protein, which encodes MKFSDFDRETWEAGGHFYDTCVIPYTGLQGTETPPETVAALERQRDFLDLVEKPFQGRVVTYPAVQYAGAESIALLNDLCQKVKSIGFQYVIVSSANEVLLTQEVYESDLLLCLPELKRNSDTPVSSRIRDEIQRLWLNR
- a CDS encoding RNA polymerase sigma factor; protein product: MTDSQLIQLIKQGDTELYSELMRRYQRKILAFVYHMLKNSHMELIAEDLCSETFYKAFRSLHSFREVDASFSTWLYTIARNTVLSELRKNRAGNVSLEESGYTPVAPLDVAPEQAALRKERMNLVREAINNLPEKQRSALILREYDQMDYQEIAVILDQSVSSVKSLLFRARSSVKLQLESYFYEPEFEEQAERV
- a CDS encoding IDEAL domain-containing protein; translation: MDKMKATYEVMLGLAAEMVWDEALRKRRTDILYRKIDTALAAGDEAAFRNLTEELKSLA
- a CDS encoding histidine phosphatase family protein, whose protein sequence is MLIGLIRHGLTDWNAEGKIQGQSDIPLNDEGRRQAEMLGDRLLQEPYHWDYCITSSLSRAAETGKIVAAKLGIPLLEPDHRIRERAYGQVEGMTAAAREAKWGKDWNQLTLGQESDAALQVRGLAFLEDLSARYPDQNVLVISHGGFLAQLYTALYKDKYSERLGNLSLTILEKIEQEWNPVLYNCTRHILQNQR
- the trpA gene encoding tryptophan synthase subunit alpha translates to MTTETTNRMDLTFKKLRAEGRAALIPFLTVGDPDLETTLDIIAELEAAGADILELGVPYSDPLADGPVIQRASSRALRSNIHLRTCMETALKARQAGSQLPFILFTYYNPVMQMGLDTFFAELDAHEISGLIIPDLPVEESEDMRERSHAAGVNLIPLVAPTSSERIARIVSGASGFVYCVSSLGVTGERSTFHTGVDDFIQSVRRSTDLPIAVGFGISTGEQVSRFAKICDGVVVGSAIVRKVEDVIPLLAQPETRSAGLLQIREFVAQLRP
- a CDS encoding phosphoribosylanthranilate isomerase, yielding MADTIVKICGLQDVEVLKSMKSLPLDYIGLVFAPSRRRVTAGAAAELVAELKEWNTGTAPRAAGVFVNPQLTELTELLRTVPLDVVQLHGQESPLFCSEVKQAFPQIQVWKALSVAGHAPDAGTGIHALLESYSGTIDALLLDTYDPQGSGGSGRTFDWKQIPLYQQAAEEVALPLFIAGGLHPDNVNELLDGYAPYGVDVSSGVESNGLKDIAKMTAFVERVKQS
- the hisC gene encoding histidinol-phosphate transaminase; protein product: MNPKPNIVDLPVYKPGKPIEEVKKELGLSDVIKLASNENPYGAAPSAKAAIVAELDNLYLYPDGSAAELTAALAEHLGVASDNIIFGCGSDEIIALIARAFFLPGDETIMADQTFSVYKSNADIEGAVSIEVPLKNGTHDLDAMLAKITDRTKAIWICNPNNPTGTIVPEDALITFLDAVPAGVMVILDEAYYEYVTDLSYSNGIKLLDTYPNLVVLRTFSKIYGLAALRIGYGVASPQIISLINKVREPFNTTRLAQVGALAALADQEYVQQCRTLNSTGIVQLQAEFQRLGLESFPAHGNFIMVDVRKPAFEVFDALLRQGIIVRAGHHRYPTYIRVTVGSAEQNTAFIAALEKALEEQGVRA
- a CDS encoding prephenate dehydrogenase, yielding MTTKIAIFGVGLIGGSLALCFKGKEGLTVVGHAHRPESAIKYVSRGVVDEATLSLEEAALGADYIFLCVPVGMIEDYLQQLSRLPLKPGCIITDVGSTKASIAACAVSLDLPGVHFIGGHPMAGSERSGVEAASSLLFENAYYVLTPPPGVPEEAYYALESLLLHTRAHIVRLDPERHDEIVGAISHLPHIIAVALVNQIHAYHDSDSLYSTLAAGGFRDITRIASSDPIIWRDILLNNRSVMLRLLKDWNDEVSSFIHLLEQGDGAGIESAFHEANEFRSQLPERRKGMIVPLFDLHIDVPDHPGIIGRITTELGDQGINLSNVQIIESREDVPGIMRLSFRQEHDMERAKVVLQQNDYTVYV
- the trpB gene encoding tryptophan synthase subunit beta, which gives rise to MIQVPDKNGRFGSFGGRFVPETLMNALIELEEAYRKFSADPAFQEEIDYLLKQYSGRETPLYYAERLSRHLGEAKIYLKREDLNHTGAHKINNAIGQGILAKMMGKTKVIAETGAGQHGVATATVAALLGMECKVFMGEEDTRRQALNVFRMKLLGAEVIPVTSGSRTLKDAGNEALRYWVSNVEDTFYILGSAVGPHPYPMMVRNFQRIIGDETRRQILEAEGRLPDLLVAAVGGGSNAIGMFYPFMEDEQVGMIGVEAAGKGIDTPFHAATMSKGSHGVFQGSLSYLLQDEHGQVTEAHSISAGLDYPGVGPEHSYLKDIHRAQYVPVTDDEALDALKLLCQTEGIIPALESAHAIAHVVKLGKTLTKDDIVVICLSGRGDKDVESIMAYTEGAGK
- a CDS encoding anti-sigma factor family protein: MNCREAQDSIPLLWDAPPTDPRRIRLEKHIAACSYCSAEWALWQETSELMQDSRFEVSDERAEAINLKVMERIYLESPWLMPGDGKSAGSSAVFRRRLSLWIACFLAVFISSFLYFTMFKTPSNTTAAQSGIVETGVAGLTLDWSSSYPVESEGGIIEPLVANMGPSHPQYWMVLSTLGVGLSIFLLVRLNRYRRQ
- a CDS encoding gamma carbonic anhydrase family protein gives rise to the protein MRIAYGNYIPQLDESVYVAEGAKLVGDVRMGKQSSIWFNAVLRGDLAPVLIGERCNIQDGTVGHVAEGLPLILGDDISVGHSAIIHGCRIGKGTLIGMGAIVLNGAEIGEYALIGAGSIVTENKIIPPYTLSLGTPAKVIRELTQQDLLRMALTSESYVKKALEYGNS